Proteins co-encoded in one Paracrocinitomix mangrovi genomic window:
- a CDS encoding T9SS type A sorting domain-containing protein codes for MKRIILFASVFAVGLSAFGQEPFENASFETWENVGNPSEEPTDYSSLKTATPGTLAAFAPQVLWQAGSAHTGSYCVHLKVAAYNSLAGVSPNGIITNGRALASTTASDAYVFTDPNDAKWNTPVTHRPDSLVGWYKYSPVGGDKGKVHILLHDDTQEGALPKQGGVDSHWVGEAKNEFFTAQANWTRFSIPVNYFNNNYPDYILMVAAAGDSTLSITDSELWLDDIELIYNPLDVTIAPAASQNININTDGTTLTATESTSADAVNVTREWLYATTSGGPYSSFTVAETGTTYTPNFASAGIYYVVCTTDFGAQTATSNEVEIVVVDPGVNSVTVSPSASQTLLGNTDGNTLTATESPSAASSREWMWSNTSGSGYASFTVAETTTSYTPNFANLGTYYIICESDFSGDMQTSNEVTIIVNGYAGIESEDITLKVFKSDNFIRIVQEGIATGSTAEFFSLDGKRIQSEVINASVMNIALNAPTGVYVYRIIDGDKIITGKVQY; via the coding sequence ATGAAAAGAATTATACTTTTTGCTTCAGTTTTTGCTGTTGGATTATCGGCATTTGGACAGGAGCCTTTTGAAAATGCAAGTTTTGAAACATGGGAAAATGTTGGAAATCCTTCAGAAGAACCAACAGATTATAGCTCACTTAAAACTGCAACTCCTGGTACACTTGCAGCATTTGCGCCTCAAGTATTATGGCAAGCCGGAAGTGCTCATACAGGAAGTTACTGTGTTCATTTGAAAGTAGCTGCCTACAATTCATTGGCTGGAGTTTCACCTAATGGAATTATTACAAATGGTAGAGCTTTGGCTAGTACAACAGCATCTGACGCATATGTATTTACTGACCCTAATGATGCTAAATGGAATACACCTGTTACACACAGACCTGATAGTTTAGTTGGATGGTACAAATATTCTCCTGTTGGAGGTGATAAAGGAAAAGTACATATTCTTTTACATGATGACACCCAAGAAGGGGCTCTTCCAAAGCAAGGAGGCGTTGATTCTCACTGGGTAGGTGAAGCCAAAAATGAATTTTTCACAGCTCAAGCTAACTGGACTAGATTTTCAATTCCGGTTAACTATTTTAACAACAATTATCCTGATTATATATTAATGGTAGCTGCTGCCGGAGATAGTACTTTATCTATTACAGATTCTGAATTATGGCTTGATGATATCGAACTAATTTATAATCCGCTTGATGTAACTATTGCACCTGCAGCTTCGCAAAACATAAATATCAATACTGACGGAACAACACTTACAGCAACCGAATCTACTAGTGCAGATGCCGTAAATGTTACGAGAGAATGGTTATATGCTACAACTTCAGGAGGACCTTATAGTTCTTTTACTGTTGCTGAAACAGGAACAACTTACACTCCGAACTTTGCTAGTGCTGGTATTTATTATGTAGTATGTACAACTGATTTTGGAGCACAAACAGCTACTTCAAATGAAGTTGAAATTGTTGTAGTTGATCCGGGAGTAAATAGTGTAACTGTTTCTCCTAGTGCTAGCCAAACCCTTTTAGGGAATACAGATGGTAATACTTTAACTGCTACTGAATCTCCATCTGCTGCAAGTTCAAGAGAATGGATGTGGTCAAATACATCTGGTTCAGGTTACGCTTCATTTACTGTAGCTGAAACTACCACTTCATATACTCCAAACTTTGCCAACCTGGGTACTTACTATATTATTTGCGAGAGTGATTTTTCTGGAGATATGCAAACATCAAACGAAGTAACAATTATCGTAAATGGTTATGCAGGCATAGAAAGTGAAGACATTACTTTAAAGGTTTTCAAATCTGATAACTTCATTAGAATAGTTCAAGAAGGAATCGCAACAGGATCAACTGCTGAATTCTTTAGTCTTGACGGTAAAAGAATTCAATCTGAAGTGATAAATGCATCAGTAATGAATATTGCATTAAATGCTCCGACAGGAGTATATGTTTATCGCATAATTGATGGCGATAAAATCATTACAGGTAAAGTTCAATATTAA
- a CDS encoding rhomboid family intramembrane serine protease yields MFGSIFRNMPQVTKNLLIINVLLFLAKIVLVNQAINLDEYLAMHYPTSPFFYPHQIVTSVFMHGDFTHLLFNMFGVVFVGSHLERIWGSKRYLIFYMFSAIGGVICATGIHAIEMYQAAGSLVPDITLSAEHFLDGQGDWMVSYNYANLGGYEAEQLKSIINISLGQSLGASGALYGVLMAFAMLFPNTEFMLIFPPIPIKAKWLALILGGFAVYSGVTGTAEGIGHFGHLGGMLFGFILIKIWQKDKTKFY; encoded by the coding sequence ATGTTTGGAAGTATTTTTAGGAATATGCCTCAGGTAACTAAGAATTTATTGATTATAAATGTCTTACTATTTCTGGCAAAAATTGTATTGGTGAATCAGGCAATTAACTTGGATGAGTACCTTGCAATGCATTATCCAACTTCACCTTTTTTCTATCCGCATCAAATTGTAACCAGTGTTTTCATGCATGGAGATTTTACACATCTCTTGTTTAACATGTTTGGGGTTGTTTTTGTTGGTAGTCATTTAGAGCGAATTTGGGGCAGTAAACGATATCTTATATTTTACATGTTTAGTGCAATTGGAGGGGTAATTTGTGCCACGGGAATACATGCTATAGAAATGTATCAAGCAGCCGGTTCTTTAGTTCCGGATATTACTTTATCTGCAGAACATTTTCTTGACGGACAAGGCGATTGGATGGTAAGTTATAACTATGCAAATCTAGGCGGGTATGAAGCTGAACAATTAAAATCTATTATAAATATCAGTTTAGGTCAAAGTTTAGGAGCTTCGGGAGCATTATATGGAGTTTTAATGGCGTTTGCAATGTTATTTCCAAATACCGAATTTATGTTGATTTTTCCTCCAATACCAATTAAAGCTAAATGGTTAGCATTGATACTAGGAGGCTTTGCCGTGTACAGCGGAGTTACAGGAACTGCAGAAGGTATAGGGCACTTTGGGCATTTGGGAGGAATGTTGTTTGGCTTTATTTTGATTAAAATCTGGCAAAAGGATAAAACCAAATTCTACTAA
- a CDS encoding rhomboid family intramembrane serine protease — MQEQSIGQYLKNLIRNSGMYGKLILINTIVFLISIFVGIIGKLYVINGALATFFGIFGAPGIKEVIYKPWTLVTQLFTHLDFGHYFLNMIMLFLIGRIFVQLLGEKKLLWTYLLGGIFGYLINALAIEVFPVYNHRDILIFGASGAVSALFGAVVAYRPKLQVHLLFFPNFGIPIIAFFIFYVLMNLIGMSEPEGQVSTAYFAHLGGALFGFLSVINVNSSKNFMNRLERFFSKFSLKGLFKRKPKMKVYTQDEVQEMDDDQYRDAQAAKQEQIDAILDKISKKGYEGLTKKEKELLFNESKRKK, encoded by the coding sequence ATGCAAGAACAATCTATCGGGCAATATTTGAAAAACCTGATTAGAAATTCAGGAATGTATGGTAAGTTGATTTTGATCAATACCATAGTTTTTTTGATTTCGATTTTTGTAGGAATTATAGGAAAGCTTTATGTAATAAATGGTGCTTTAGCAACATTCTTTGGCATATTTGGCGCTCCAGGAATTAAAGAGGTTATTTATAAACCCTGGACCTTAGTTACACAACTTTTTACACATTTAGATTTTGGTCATTATTTTCTCAATATGATCATGCTTTTTCTTATTGGAAGAATTTTTGTTCAACTATTAGGAGAGAAAAAATTACTTTGGACCTATCTATTAGGTGGTATTTTTGGATATTTAATAAATGCTTTGGCTATTGAGGTATTTCCTGTTTATAATCACAGAGATATACTAATTTTTGGTGCCTCAGGAGCTGTGTCTGCGTTGTTTGGAGCAGTAGTGGCTTATAGACCAAAATTACAGGTTCATCTCTTGTTTTTTCCCAACTTTGGAATTCCTATAATAGCATTCTTTATTTTTTATGTTCTAATGAATCTTATTGGAATGTCTGAACCAGAAGGACAGGTGAGTACTGCATATTTTGCCCATTTGGGTGGAGCTTTGTTTGGATTCTTATCTGTAATTAATGTAAATTCGTCAAAGAATTTTATGAATAGACTAGAAAGATTTTTCTCCAAATTCAGTTTAAAAGGCTTGTTTAAACGCAAACCAAAAATGAAAGTGTACACTCAAGATGAGGTACAAGAAATGGATGATGATCAATACAGAGATGCTCAGGCTGCAAAGCAAGAGCAAATTGATGCTATTCTAGATAAAATTTCCAAAAAAGGGTACGAAGGGTTGACTAAAAAAGAAAAAGAATTGCTGTTTAATGAAAGCAAGCGAAAAAAGTAG
- the mutL gene encoding DNA mismatch repair endonuclease MutL — protein MSDVIKLLPSHIANQIAAGEVVQRPASVVKELIENSIDAGADKIDLVVKDGGKTLVQVIDNGCGMSDTDARMSFERHATSKIAKADDLFALQTKGFRGEALASIAAIAHVSLKTKLHDAELGTEIINEGSKIVSQEAVMCSNGTSIAVKNLFFNVPARRNFLGKNSTEYRKVLDEFLRIALVHPGLHFTFHHDGEEIYNLPPSNLRQRIVQLYGDAYNERLVPINEETDIVKIYGFITKPNYSKSKPDQSFLFVNNRFFKDRYFNHAIVNAYEGLIASNKYPPYFVYFDVPTQSIDVNVHPTKTEIKFEENQAIYAFLRSAIKQALGQFNVAPTLDFEHESTFTTPALKKGETVKMPEIKVNPDYNPFNTGSSASSSSTKSAGVSGDVKSNGFSQIQPNKQDWENFYGEIEEEKHNEVTVSSSMDVDDEEVLSGETKKPVQIKEKYIMSSVKNGFILIDQYRAHMRILYDDLLGVNDNIQVQQLLFEERMELEKHDLPMWKEIVESINDLGFDCELEGDVLVIKGQPAVAKDQNPVVLIQGIFDTYQHDEQDESVEIKTKLARSIAANAALKGGTVLTIEEMQYIIDALFASSSPQIAPNGKKIIETFTMDEITKRFN, from the coding sequence ATGTCAGACGTCATAAAATTACTTCCTTCACACATAGCTAACCAAATTGCGGCTGGAGAAGTTGTACAAAGACCCGCTTCAGTAGTTAAAGAGTTAATTGAAAATTCAATTGATGCCGGTGCGGATAAAATTGATCTTGTTGTCAAAGATGGAGGTAAGACTTTAGTTCAGGTTATTGATAATGGATGTGGGATGTCAGATACTGACGCCAGAATGTCATTTGAACGACATGCAACTTCTAAAATAGCCAAAGCAGATGATTTGTTTGCCCTTCAAACTAAAGGGTTCAGAGGAGAGGCATTGGCTTCTATTGCAGCAATTGCACATGTTAGTTTAAAAACAAAATTACATGATGCTGAATTGGGAACAGAAATCATAAATGAAGGTTCTAAAATTGTTTCTCAAGAAGCTGTGATGTGTTCAAATGGTACATCCATTGCAGTCAAAAACTTATTCTTCAATGTACCGGCAAGAAGAAATTTTTTGGGTAAAAACTCAACTGAATATCGCAAAGTACTTGATGAGTTTTTGAGAATTGCCTTGGTGCATCCCGGTTTACATTTTACCTTTCATCATGATGGTGAGGAGATTTATAACTTACCACCAAGTAATTTAAGACAGCGAATTGTTCAGTTATATGGTGATGCATACAATGAAAGATTGGTTCCTATCAATGAGGAAACTGATATTGTTAAAATTTATGGTTTCATCACCAAGCCTAACTATTCAAAATCAAAACCTGATCAAAGTTTCTTGTTCGTAAATAACAGATTCTTTAAAGACAGATATTTTAATCATGCTATTGTAAATGCTTACGAAGGTTTAATTGCTTCAAACAAATATCCACCATATTTTGTCTACTTTGATGTGCCTACGCAATCTATTGATGTTAATGTTCATCCAACAAAAACAGAGATAAAATTTGAAGAGAATCAAGCCATTTATGCATTTCTAAGAAGTGCTATCAAACAAGCTTTAGGACAATTTAATGTTGCTCCAACTTTAGATTTTGAGCATGAATCAACTTTTACCACTCCAGCATTAAAAAAGGGTGAAACGGTAAAAATGCCTGAGATTAAAGTTAATCCAGACTATAACCCTTTTAATACAGGAAGTAGTGCATCAAGTTCTTCTACTAAATCTGCCGGTGTAAGTGGAGATGTAAAATCAAATGGATTCAGTCAAATTCAACCTAACAAACAAGATTGGGAAAATTTTTACGGAGAAATTGAAGAAGAAAAGCATAATGAAGTAACTGTTTCGTCTTCAATGGATGTAGATGATGAGGAAGTGCTGAGCGGAGAAACCAAGAAACCCGTTCAAATCAAAGAGAAGTACATCATGAGCTCGGTAAAAAATGGATTTATATTAATAGATCAGTACCGCGCTCATATGCGTATTTTATATGATGATTTGTTAGGGGTAAATGACAATATCCAGGTGCAGCAATTGTTGTTTGAGGAGCGAATGGAATTGGAAAAACATGATTTGCCAATGTGGAAAGAAATAGTTGAATCCATAAATGATTTAGGATTTGATTGTGAACTAGAAGGTGATGTATTGGTTATTAAAGGACAGCCTGCTGTGGCAAAAGATCAAAATCCGGTGGTTTTAATACAGGGGATCTTTGATACTTACCAACATGATGAACAAGATGAATCTGTTGAGATTAAAACCAAGTTGGCAAGATCAATTGCGGCAAATGCGGCCTTAAAAGGTGGAACTGTGCTTACAATAGAGGAAATGCAATACATAATTGATGCATTGTTTGCTTCTTCTTCGCCACAGATTGCACCTAACGGAAAAAAGATTATTGAAACGTTCACTATGGACGAAATAACAAAAAGATTTAACTGA
- a CDS encoding TonB-dependent receptor, whose protein sequence is MRLSLLLFFSLFIGYSASAQGTVKGQITDETTKETIIGAYILLMSDPSIGAVSDLDGNYSLDLTAGKHKLIYKFTGMVNDTVEVDIADGQTIVLDHQMHSKMLNKVDIVVGKFDQKVEELTFSMEVIKPSLIDNKNTRSIESILDQTPGLNIMDGEPQIRGGSGFTFGVGSKVAVLVDDMPMLSGDAGRPEWGFIPVENIEQIEVVKGASSVLSGASALSGAIHIRTAYPKSKPMTKINVYSGFYSEPEGDSATWWSDYPFIHGMNFLHSRIIKKNFDLVVGGNLNWDHGYIGGPIKGPFVVDTVSEEFTDKQMQHKRARLNFNFRHRNNRIKGLSYGVNGNFMYQKTNMVLAWLDDTSGIFRAYPGAAILQNQLIFYVDPFIEFASKIGVKHSLRMRMMYTDNEMSANQSNQSRVYYADYQFKKEFKFLKDKAFDFIGGVSSQYNDSNAELYKNETSDGTNNLFNLSAYAEVQKNFWKILNLSVGARAEHYRMNDTIKEWNPIFRSGINLKLTQATFLRASYGQGFRFPTITERYISTAVGSFGVYQNPDLLPEKSWNAEVGVNQGFKIKDYMAQLDVAAFLQQYSNTIEYLFGFWDPDPDFIAGEPLAGFKFLNTGDSKVTGFDVTLNGKAEVGKNWEFVHSIGYNYINPITLDPDYVYAEDFNPNNTEGFSFANTSYDTTTNVLKYRFKHTVKADLQLDFYGFSIGYTFKYFSKLENLDQAITAFEVVTQSTGGTLQGIYYIDFFNEKNNGNIVQDLRVSYGFGKDYKHKFAVVVKNIENKTYSLRPLKIEQMRTAVFQYTFKF, encoded by the coding sequence ATGAGATTAAGTCTACTGCTATTCTTTAGTTTATTTATTGGTTATAGTGCATCTGCTCAAGGAACTGTAAAGGGTCAAATTACAGACGAAACAACCAAGGAAACAATTATTGGCGCATACATCCTACTTATGTCTGATCCGTCTATAGGAGCCGTTTCAGATTTAGATGGTAATTATTCGTTAGATCTTACTGCCGGTAAACACAAATTGATCTACAAGTTTACTGGAATGGTAAACGATACAGTTGAAGTAGATATAGCCGACGGGCAAACTATTGTTTTGGACCATCAAATGCATTCTAAGATGTTGAATAAAGTCGACATTGTTGTAGGAAAATTTGATCAAAAAGTTGAAGAACTTACTTTCTCTATGGAAGTAATCAAACCTAGTTTGATAGACAATAAAAATACTCGTAGCATTGAAAGTATTCTTGATCAAACTCCCGGATTAAATATCATGGATGGTGAGCCGCAAATAAGAGGAGGAAGTGGTTTTACTTTTGGAGTAGGTAGTAAAGTAGCAGTATTAGTTGATGACATGCCCATGTTGTCAGGTGATGCAGGTAGACCCGAATGGGGATTTATACCTGTGGAAAACATTGAACAAATTGAGGTGGTTAAAGGTGCGTCCTCTGTACTTTCGGGAGCGTCCGCATTGAGCGGAGCAATCCATATTAGAACGGCTTATCCTAAAAGTAAACCCATGACCAAAATCAATGTTTATTCAGGTTTTTATTCAGAGCCTGAAGGTGATTCGGCCACATGGTGGAGTGATTATCCATTTATTCATGGAATGAACTTTTTACACAGCAGAATCATCAAGAAAAACTTTGATTTGGTAGTTGGAGGAAATCTCAATTGGGATCATGGATATATTGGAGGACCAATCAAAGGACCTTTTGTTGTTGATACAGTATCAGAGGAGTTTACGGACAAACAAATGCAACATAAAAGAGCTCGATTAAACTTCAATTTCAGACACAGAAATAATCGTATTAAAGGATTATCATATGGTGTTAATGGAAATTTCATGTACCAAAAAACCAATATGGTTCTGGCCTGGCTGGATGACACTTCAGGTATTTTTAGAGCATATCCGGGTGCTGCTATATTGCAAAACCAACTCATTTTTTATGTAGATCCTTTTATTGAATTCGCTTCTAAAATTGGCGTAAAACACAGCTTGAGAATGAGAATGATGTATACAGACAATGAGATGTCTGCCAATCAATCTAATCAATCTAGAGTGTATTATGCTGACTATCAATTCAAAAAAGAATTCAAATTTTTGAAAGACAAAGCCTTTGATTTTATTGGTGGAGTTTCATCTCAATACAATGACTCAAATGCCGAATTGTATAAAAACGAAACAAGTGACGGAACTAACAATTTGTTCAACTTAAGTGCCTATGCAGAGGTTCAAAAGAATTTCTGGAAAATATTAAACTTATCAGTAGGTGCCAGAGCAGAGCATTACAGAATGAATGATACCATTAAGGAATGGAACCCAATTTTTAGGTCAGGTATTAATTTAAAATTAACACAAGCTACTTTCCTTAGAGCTTCGTATGGCCAAGGCTTTAGATTTCCAACAATTACTGAGAGGTACATTTCTACTGCTGTGGGATCTTTTGGTGTTTACCAAAATCCTGACTTACTTCCGGAAAAAAGCTGGAATGCCGAAGTTGGAGTTAATCAAGGTTTTAAAATTAAAGATTACATGGCTCAGTTAGATGTTGCCGCTTTTTTACAACAATACAGTAATACGATAGAATATCTATTTGGCTTTTGGGATCCTGATCCTGACTTTATAGCAGGAGAACCTTTAGCAGGTTTTAAATTCCTTAATACAGGTGATTCAAAAGTAACCGGCTTTGATGTTACCTTAAATGGTAAGGCAGAGGTTGGCAAAAATTGGGAATTTGTACATTCGATTGGATACAACTATATCAACCCAATTACATTAGATCCTGATTATGTATATGCAGAAGATTTTAATCCTAACAATACAGAAGGATTCTCATTTGCCAACACAAGCTATGATACTACAACTAATGTACTTAAATATCGATTCAAACACACTGTTAAAGCAGATTTACAATTAGATTTTTATGGTTTTAGTATTGGATATACATTTAAATACTTTTCAAAACTTGAAAACCTTGATCAGGCTATTACAGCTTTTGAAGTTGTAACTCAATCAACAGGAGGAACCCTTCAGGGAATTTATTATATAGATTTCTTTAATGAAAAGAACAATGGAAATATTGTTCAGGATTTAAGAGTTTCTTACGGTTTTGGAAAAGACTACAAACATAAGTTTGCTGTAGTTGTGAAGAACATTGAAAATAAAACATATTCTCTAAGGCCATTAAAAATAGAGCAAATGAGAACAGCTGTTTTTCAGTATACGTTTAAATTTTAA
- a CDS encoding endonuclease/exonuclease/phosphatase family protein produces the protein MKASEKSSRRTHWILKIFLWINILDALLLIGAYVNTHISPNSIPYISFLGLGYPIILVIALLFIIFWLFFKRKYALISIITILIGFNHFRHFYAITLSQSELTNPVKVMSFNVHVFDVYNKQNRVENRNSIFSFLNDEQADILCFQEYYHHENSNEFVTKDSMVKLLDLKYIHERYTHEMSGQRYFGVATFSKYPIINKGEIPFANDNNNYCIYSDIKINDDTVRVFNAHIGSIRFQSDDYDFFGDPNGPISKSKETAGRRILGRIKQAFEKRAVQAEAVRRQIEASPFPVIVCGDLNDTPVSYSYRQFSANLNDAFVESGNGVGQTYIGKVPSNRIDYIFHDPTMRSSNFTTHQVNLSDHKPISCLIEMPQ, from the coding sequence ATGAAAGCAAGCGAAAAAAGTAGCCGACGCACCCATTGGATCCTTAAAATTTTTCTTTGGATCAACATTTTAGACGCTTTACTTTTAATAGGTGCTTATGTAAATACTCACATATCTCCTAATTCTATTCCATATATTTCTTTTTTAGGATTGGGATACCCAATTATTTTAGTAATAGCACTGCTTTTCATTATTTTTTGGCTATTCTTTAAAAGAAAATACGCCCTAATCTCTATCATAACCATTCTAATCGGATTTAATCACTTTAGACATTTTTATGCCATCACTTTATCGCAGTCTGAATTAACTAATCCCGTAAAAGTGATGTCTTTTAATGTGCACGTATTTGATGTGTACAATAAACAAAATAGAGTAGAGAATAGGAATAGTATTTTTTCTTTTTTAAATGATGAACAGGCAGATATTCTTTGCTTTCAGGAGTATTATCACCATGAAAATTCTAACGAATTTGTTACAAAAGATTCCATGGTGAAATTATTGGATTTAAAATATATCCACGAGAGATATACCCATGAAATGTCGGGGCAAAGATATTTTGGGGTTGCCACATTCTCTAAATATCCAATAATCAATAAAGGAGAGATTCCTTTTGCAAATGACAACAATAACTACTGTATTTATTCTGATATTAAAATCAATGATGATACTGTAAGGGTATTTAATGCGCACATAGGATCTATACGGTTTCAAAGTGATGATTATGACTTCTTTGGAGATCCAAATGGTCCAATTAGTAAAAGCAAAGAAACAGCCGGAAGAAGAATTTTAGGGAGAATTAAACAAGCATTTGAAAAAAGAGCAGTGCAAGCTGAAGCTGTTCGTAGACAAATAGAAGCCTCACCTTTTCCTGTAATTGTTTGTGGTGACTTAAATGATACTCCTGTATCTTATTCTTACAGACAATTTAGTGCTAATTTAAATGATGCATTTGTTGAATCGGGTAATGGTGTAGGGCAAACCTATATTGGAAAGGTTCCGTCAAATAGAATTGATTATATTTTTCATGATCCAACTATGAGATCATCCAACTTTACAACACATCAGGTTAATCTCTCAGATCATAAACCAATTAGTTGTTTAATTGAAATGCCTCAATAA